A genome region from Maylandia zebra isolate NMK-2024a linkage group LG6, Mzebra_GT3a, whole genome shotgun sequence includes the following:
- the LOC101480636 gene encoding hemicentin-1 isoform X3: MASPGWAVALMLFQLFHSGTSYPVFTSTPSLPPEFALPFPNVSLVASPITPGESTQSVLCPLKISPSTVVVRFGDPVKANCSIQRMGYFGIGWEVPLGGQCYSKLTLIVYKPPDRVSITFLNHSESPFEGDRYTLQCHVTEVAPAENVLVTFYRGEKMLAQMHSNTSSEKKPVTQSFTLNIVSSKEDTEAQYWCEAKLELGPEGPQHLPVMASQRLFAPQLSCPVKLKVTEGERFPCEVTGNPQPSVTWFRNGQIVAPPSHLNKKDAGNYTIQAKGLFSKNFTVEVKILPARGTANSCCGHFLLLVLLTQMITHV; the protein is encoded by the exons ATGGCTTCTCCTGGATGGGCCGTTGCGCTCATGCTGTTTCAGCTCTTCCA CTCAGGTACTTCATACCCTGTTTTCACTAGCACACCATCTCTTCCACCAGAATTCGCACTTCCCTTTCCAAATGTCAGCCTTGTCGCTTCTCCCATCACACCTGGAGAATCAACACAAAGTGTCCTCTGCCCTCTAAAGATATCACCCTCCACTGTGGTGGTCAG GTTTGGAGATCCAGTCAAAGCTAACTGCTCCATACAAAGAATGGGGTATTTTGGCATTGGTTGGGAAGTCCCACTG GGAGGACAGTGTTACAGTAAACTCACCCTAATAGTCTACA AGCCTCCAGACAGAGTATCCATCACATTTCTAAATCACAGTGAGTCACCGTTTGAGGGTGATCGGTATACTCTACAGTGCCACGTTACAGAGGTTGCGCCTGCTGAAAATGTCCTCGTGACCTTCTACAGAGGGGAGAAAATGCTGGCTCAGATGCACTCGAATACATCCAGTGAGAAGAAACCAGTGACTCAGAGCTTCACTCTGAACATCGTATCCAGTAAAGAAGACACTGAAGCTCAGTACTGGTGTGAAGCCAAACTTGAGCTGGGACCTGAAGGACCACAGCACCTTCCAGTGATGGCGTCACAAAGACTCT TTGCACCACAGCTTAGCTGTCCTGTAAAACTTAAGGTGACAGAGGGCGAGAGATTCCCATGTGAGGTGACAGGAAACCCTCAGCCATCAGTGACCTGGTTCAGAAATGGGCAGATAGTTGCCCCACCctctcatttaaataaaaaggatGCTGGAAATTACACAATCCAAGCTAAAGGATTATTTTCAAAAAACTTCACAGTGGAAGTGAAAATCCTTCCTGCCAGAG GAACTGCAAACAGCTGTTGTGGACATTTCTTGCTGCTTGTTCTTCTTACCCAGATGATAACTCACGTGTAA
- the LOC101480636 gene encoding hemicentin-1 isoform X2: protein MASPGWAVALMLFQLFHSEFALPFPNVSLVASPITPGESTQSVLCPLKISPSTVVVRFGDPVKANCSIQRMGYFGIGWEVPLNRPNFTSQGFLIWSVEKMTDWTIKPVCFALSEQGGQCYSKLTLIVYKPPDRVSITFLNHSESPFEGDRYTLQCHVTEVAPAENVLVTFYRGEKMLAQMHSNTSSEKKPVTQSFTLNIVSSKEDTEAQYWCEAKLELGPEGPQHLPVMASQRLFAPQLSCPVKLKVTEGERFPCEVTGNPQPSVTWFRNGQIVAPPSHLNKKDAGNYTIQAKGLFSKNFTVEVKILPARGTANSCCGHFLLLVLLTQMITHV, encoded by the exons ATGGCTTCTCCTGGATGGGCCGTTGCGCTCATGCTGTTTCAGCTCTTCCACTCAG AATTCGCACTTCCCTTTCCAAATGTCAGCCTTGTCGCTTCTCCCATCACACCTGGAGAATCAACACAAAGTGTCCTCTGCCCTCTAAAGATATCACCCTCCACTGTGGTGGTCAG GTTTGGAGATCCAGTCAAAGCTAACTGCTCCATACAAAGAATGGGGTATTTTGGCATTGGTTGGGAAGTCCCACTG AACCGTCCTAACTTTACATCACAAGGTTTTCTGATCTGGAGTGTTGAGAAGATGACTGACTGGACCATCAAGCCTGTGTGTTTTGCCCTATCTGAACAGGGAGGACAGTGTTACAGTAAACTCACCCTAATAGTCTACA AGCCTCCAGACAGAGTATCCATCACATTTCTAAATCACAGTGAGTCACCGTTTGAGGGTGATCGGTATACTCTACAGTGCCACGTTACAGAGGTTGCGCCTGCTGAAAATGTCCTCGTGACCTTCTACAGAGGGGAGAAAATGCTGGCTCAGATGCACTCGAATACATCCAGTGAGAAGAAACCAGTGACTCAGAGCTTCACTCTGAACATCGTATCCAGTAAAGAAGACACTGAAGCTCAGTACTGGTGTGAAGCCAAACTTGAGCTGGGACCTGAAGGACCACAGCACCTTCCAGTGATGGCGTCACAAAGACTCT TTGCACCACAGCTTAGCTGTCCTGTAAAACTTAAGGTGACAGAGGGCGAGAGATTCCCATGTGAGGTGACAGGAAACCCTCAGCCATCAGTGACCTGGTTCAGAAATGGGCAGATAGTTGCCCCACCctctcatttaaataaaaaggatGCTGGAAATTACACAATCCAAGCTAAAGGATTATTTTCAAAAAACTTCACAGTGGAAGTGAAAATCCTTCCTGCCAGAG GAACTGCAAACAGCTGTTGTGGACATTTCTTGCTGCTTGTTCTTCTTACCCAGATGATAACTCACGTGTAA
- the LOC101480636 gene encoding hemicentin-1 isoform X1 encodes MASPGWAVALMLFQLFHSGTSYPVFTSTPSLPPEFALPFPNVSLVASPITPGESTQSVLCPLKISPSTVVVRFGDPVKANCSIQRMGYFGIGWEVPLNRPNFTSQGFLIWSVEKMTDWTIKPVCFALSEQGGQCYSKLTLIVYKPPDRVSITFLNHSESPFEGDRYTLQCHVTEVAPAENVLVTFYRGEKMLAQMHSNTSSEKKPVTQSFTLNIVSSKEDTEAQYWCEAKLELGPEGPQHLPVMASQRLFAPQLSCPVKLKVTEGERFPCEVTGNPQPSVTWFRNGQIVAPPSHLNKKDAGNYTIQAKGLFSKNFTVEVKILPARGTANSCCGHFLLLVLLTQMITHV; translated from the exons ATGGCTTCTCCTGGATGGGCCGTTGCGCTCATGCTGTTTCAGCTCTTCCA CTCAGGTACTTCATACCCTGTTTTCACTAGCACACCATCTCTTCCACCAGAATTCGCACTTCCCTTTCCAAATGTCAGCCTTGTCGCTTCTCCCATCACACCTGGAGAATCAACACAAAGTGTCCTCTGCCCTCTAAAGATATCACCCTCCACTGTGGTGGTCAG GTTTGGAGATCCAGTCAAAGCTAACTGCTCCATACAAAGAATGGGGTATTTTGGCATTGGTTGGGAAGTCCCACTG AACCGTCCTAACTTTACATCACAAGGTTTTCTGATCTGGAGTGTTGAGAAGATGACTGACTGGACCATCAAGCCTGTGTGTTTTGCCCTATCTGAACAGGGAGGACAGTGTTACAGTAAACTCACCCTAATAGTCTACA AGCCTCCAGACAGAGTATCCATCACATTTCTAAATCACAGTGAGTCACCGTTTGAGGGTGATCGGTATACTCTACAGTGCCACGTTACAGAGGTTGCGCCTGCTGAAAATGTCCTCGTGACCTTCTACAGAGGGGAGAAAATGCTGGCTCAGATGCACTCGAATACATCCAGTGAGAAGAAACCAGTGACTCAGAGCTTCACTCTGAACATCGTATCCAGTAAAGAAGACACTGAAGCTCAGTACTGGTGTGAAGCCAAACTTGAGCTGGGACCTGAAGGACCACAGCACCTTCCAGTGATGGCGTCACAAAGACTCT TTGCACCACAGCTTAGCTGTCCTGTAAAACTTAAGGTGACAGAGGGCGAGAGATTCCCATGTGAGGTGACAGGAAACCCTCAGCCATCAGTGACCTGGTTCAGAAATGGGCAGATAGTTGCCCCACCctctcatttaaataaaaaggatGCTGGAAATTACACAATCCAAGCTAAAGGATTATTTTCAAAAAACTTCACAGTGGAAGTGAAAATCCTTCCTGCCAGAG GAACTGCAAACAGCTGTTGTGGACATTTCTTGCTGCTTGTTCTTCTTACCCAGATGATAACTCACGTGTAA
- the LOC101481333 gene encoding ubinuclein-1 isoform X2 encodes MREKRRRRTIFKEINLALNKRDCLPRCPSGVPQMEESRSDRPADTETVRLVLTLFEPDERSFPEFSYRQLVDDKISQSKIEGPLSRLEEEEKRENDEVAAIARKLEEKYGAKPKKKKDRIQDLIDIGFGYDDEDSFIDNSEAYDEFVPCSITTKFGGFYVNSGVLQFRQASDTEDDDLTAEEETIEMTKKRKLNNDQEKPGKKLCRADGAIKSNMDHKLSSMSEIGQTDEMEIKKKKKAVRTLSVTSMLKKFQKEKERERQKRARDKAAANLGATVTPLFPADAGGGGGMGLTDPLLSLIGSTNDQALIQAASTVDFDIDLDSLLEVSEEISSPKSLPQPALEMQLIQSKTDDSVQLDTFSDPKTRTSTSKNNFLEKCEPEQTQLVSDSSSTSQSAPLPEGLPPALKDSIRNLTVAAKISEGESKLKFFSPDINSILLDIELQCREQSGSLRSKVYTHLSSFLPCSRDTLLKRVKKLLIAQVGEPPGVENPMQKLKDAIGRSMPEQISCFNEECQAYEQVKTSKATEDNDEEKTGRKAGPKKVFKWNEEIRECLGQVLKAKADNYKKERKGEQEVEEHLKIFLDNEVKPLWPKGWMQSRVLMKESRKLLHLSSLLTKKAKCEKKQSCSFSDDCNDDWGNSPLTEMSRGAASAFTEGSDRLSSVVHEGAATKKGEVKKVEMNVRATSNAESEKSQVDETPTHSLLDLLAEQALAQEQHLPGLQELLAEVAKTKCFVHHWSFSETQSSPLLPPPPPQSSPVGFPAQSICGDILPQMLQVGGTKHADAVQVHRVSEGDGATK; translated from the exons ATGCGTGAGAAACGAAGAAGACGGACCATCTTTAAAGAAATAAACCTCGCTTTAAACAAACGGGATTGCTTGCCAAG GTGTCCGTCAGGGGTTCCGCAGATGGAAGAATCCCGCTCAGATCGACCCGCTGACACTGAAACAGTCCGGCTCGTCCTCACATTATTTGAGCCCGACGAGCGGAGCTTCCCGGAGTTCAGCTATAGGCAGCTTGTTGATGACAAG ATAAGTCAGTCAAAAATTGAAGGACCACTGAGCAGActagaggaggaagaaaagagggAGAACGATGAAGTCGCTGCCATTGCAAGGAAGTTGGAAGAAAAATAT GGTGCCAAacctaagaaaaaaaaggaccGCATCCAGGACTTGATCGACATCGGATTTGGTTATGATGACGAGGATTCTTTCATTGACAACTCTGAGGCT TATGACGAGTTCGTGCCATGCTCCATCACCACCAAATTTGGTGGGTTCTATGTGAATTCGGGCGTGCTGCAGTTCCGCCAGGCCTCTGACACCGAAGACGATGACCTCACAGCCGAAGAGGAAACGATTGAGATGACAAAA AAACGTAAACTGAATAATGATCAGGAGAAGCCAGGGAAGAAGCTGTGCAGAGCAGATGGAGCGATAAAAAGCAACATGGATCATAAGTTAAG CTCTATGTCTGAAATTGGGCAGACTGATGAGATGGAgatcaaaaagaagaaaaaggctgTTAGGACTCTGAGCGTCACCAGCATGCTGAAAAAgtttcaaaaagaaaaggagagagagagacagaagagaGCGAGGGACAAGGCAGCTGCAAATCTGGGTGCAACAGTAACCCctctgtttcctgcagatgCAGGTGGGGGTGGAGGCATGGGGCTAACTGACCCTCTTCTCAGTTTAATTGGTTCAACCAATGACCAAGCTCTGATTCAAGCAGCCAGCACAGTAGATTTTGATATTGATCTGGACTCTCTGTTAGAAGTCAGTGAAGAGATCTCATCGCCTAAATCACTTCCTCAACCAGCATTAGAGATGCAGCTGATCCAAAGCAAAACGGATGATTCCGTGCAGCTCGACACCTTTTCTGATCCCAAAACCCGAACTTCAACTTCAAAGAATAATTTTCTGGAGAAATGTGAACCAGAGCAAACCCAGCTTGTGTCAGATTCCAGTTCTACATCACAGAGCGCCCCGCTGCCAGAGGGACTTCCTCCAGCACTGAAAGACAGCATTAGAAACCTCACAGTG GCGGCCAAGATATCAGAGGGAGAGTCAAAACTCAAGTTCTTCAGTCCAGATATCAACTCAATCCTGCTAGA CATTGAGTTACAGTGTCGGGAGCAGAGTGGGTCACTGCGCTCCAAGGTGTACACACACCTGTCGTCTTTCCTGCCCTGTAGCAGAGATACGCTTCTCAAACGTGTAAAGAAACTGCTAATCGCACAAGTG GGGGAGCCCCCTGGGGTGGAAAATCCCATGCAGAAACTTAAAGATGCCATTGGAAGATCTATGCCTGAGCAGATTTCATGTTTCAATGAAGAATGTCAGGCGTATGAACAAGTCAAGACTTCAAA AGCAACAGAGGACAATGATGAGGAGAAAACTGGGAGAAAAGCAGGTCCTAAGAAAGTGTTCAAGTGGAATGAGGAGATCAG AGAGTGTTTGGGCCAAGTGCTGAAAGCAAAAGCAGACAAttataaaaaggaaaggaaggggGAACAGGAGGTTGAAGAGCATCTCAAGATCTTTCTTGACAATGAGGTCAAACCGCTTTGGCCAAAAGGGTGGATGCAATCAAG ggTTCTGATGAAGGAGAGCAGGAAATTGTTACATCTCTCGTCATTACT AACGAAGAAGGCCAAGTGTGAGAAGAAGCAGTCATGTTCATTCTCAGATGACTGTAATGACGATTGGGGAAATTCACCACTGACAGAAATGTCCAGAGGAGCAGCTTCTGCCTTCACCGAAGGCTCCGATAGACTCAGTTCTGTTGTTCACGAGGGTGCTGCCACGAAGAAGGGCGAGGTCAAAAAAGTGGAAATGAATGTCAGAGCCACCTCAAATGCAGAGTCGGAGAAATCTCAAGTTGATGAGACTCCCACTCATTCCCTCCTGGATCTCCTTGCTGAACAAGCCCTGGCTCAGGAGCAACACCTCCCAGGGCTCCAGGAGCTCCTAGCAGAAGTTGCAAAAACCAAGTGTTTTGTTCATCACTGGAGCTTCTCGGAGACACAGAGTTCTCCCCtactccctcctcctcctcctcagtccAGCCCAGTtggtttcccagcacagagTATATGTGGTGACATTTTGCCTCAGATGCTTCAGGTTGGAGGCACCAAACATGCAGATGCTGTTCAGGTGCACAGAGTCTCTGAAGGTGATGGTGCTACAAAATGA
- the LOC101481333 gene encoding ubinuclein-1 isoform X1, with translation MREKRRRRTIFKEINLALNKRDCLPSSNQTRLRCAVAGMAEPRRVQLFTLSSDAPSSNSPSTHRCPSGVPQMEESRSDRPADTETVRLVLTLFEPDERSFPEFSYRQLVDDKISQSKIEGPLSRLEEEEKRENDEVAAIARKLEEKYGAKPKKKKDRIQDLIDIGFGYDDEDSFIDNSEAYDEFVPCSITTKFGGFYVNSGVLQFRQASDTEDDDLTAEEETIEMTKKRKLNNDQEKPGKKLCRADGAIKSNMDHKLSSMSEIGQTDEMEIKKKKKAVRTLSVTSMLKKFQKEKERERQKRARDKAAANLGATVTPLFPADAGGGGGMGLTDPLLSLIGSTNDQALIQAASTVDFDIDLDSLLEVSEEISSPKSLPQPALEMQLIQSKTDDSVQLDTFSDPKTRTSTSKNNFLEKCEPEQTQLVSDSSSTSQSAPLPEGLPPALKDSIRNLTVAAKISEGESKLKFFSPDINSILLDIELQCREQSGSLRSKVYTHLSSFLPCSRDTLLKRVKKLLIAQVGEPPGVENPMQKLKDAIGRSMPEQISCFNEECQAYEQVKTSKATEDNDEEKTGRKAGPKKVFKWNEEIRECLGQVLKAKADNYKKERKGEQEVEEHLKIFLDNEVKPLWPKGWMQSRVLMKESRKLLHLSSLLTKKAKCEKKQSCSFSDDCNDDWGNSPLTEMSRGAASAFTEGSDRLSSVVHEGAATKKGEVKKVEMNVRATSNAESEKSQVDETPTHSLLDLLAEQALAQEQHLPGLQELLAEVAKTKCFVHHWSFSETQSSPLLPPPPPQSSPVGFPAQSICGDILPQMLQVGGTKHADAVQVHRVSEGDGATK, from the exons ATGCGTGAGAAACGAAGAAGACGGACCATCTTTAAAGAAATAAACCTCGCTTTAAACAAACGGGATTGCTTGCCAAG TTCAAACCAAACCAGACTCCGGTGTGCTGTCGCTGGGATGGCTGAACCCCGGAGAGTTCAGCTGTTTACTCTCAGCAGTGATGCGCCCTCTTCTAACTCGCCTTCGACCCACAGGTGTCCGTCAGGGGTTCCGCAGATGGAAGAATCCCGCTCAGATCGACCCGCTGACACTGAAACAGTCCGGCTCGTCCTCACATTATTTGAGCCCGACGAGCGGAGCTTCCCGGAGTTCAGCTATAGGCAGCTTGTTGATGACAAG ATAAGTCAGTCAAAAATTGAAGGACCACTGAGCAGActagaggaggaagaaaagagggAGAACGATGAAGTCGCTGCCATTGCAAGGAAGTTGGAAGAAAAATAT GGTGCCAAacctaagaaaaaaaaggaccGCATCCAGGACTTGATCGACATCGGATTTGGTTATGATGACGAGGATTCTTTCATTGACAACTCTGAGGCT TATGACGAGTTCGTGCCATGCTCCATCACCACCAAATTTGGTGGGTTCTATGTGAATTCGGGCGTGCTGCAGTTCCGCCAGGCCTCTGACACCGAAGACGATGACCTCACAGCCGAAGAGGAAACGATTGAGATGACAAAA AAACGTAAACTGAATAATGATCAGGAGAAGCCAGGGAAGAAGCTGTGCAGAGCAGATGGAGCGATAAAAAGCAACATGGATCATAAGTTAAG CTCTATGTCTGAAATTGGGCAGACTGATGAGATGGAgatcaaaaagaagaaaaaggctgTTAGGACTCTGAGCGTCACCAGCATGCTGAAAAAgtttcaaaaagaaaaggagagagagagacagaagagaGCGAGGGACAAGGCAGCTGCAAATCTGGGTGCAACAGTAACCCctctgtttcctgcagatgCAGGTGGGGGTGGAGGCATGGGGCTAACTGACCCTCTTCTCAGTTTAATTGGTTCAACCAATGACCAAGCTCTGATTCAAGCAGCCAGCACAGTAGATTTTGATATTGATCTGGACTCTCTGTTAGAAGTCAGTGAAGAGATCTCATCGCCTAAATCACTTCCTCAACCAGCATTAGAGATGCAGCTGATCCAAAGCAAAACGGATGATTCCGTGCAGCTCGACACCTTTTCTGATCCCAAAACCCGAACTTCAACTTCAAAGAATAATTTTCTGGAGAAATGTGAACCAGAGCAAACCCAGCTTGTGTCAGATTCCAGTTCTACATCACAGAGCGCCCCGCTGCCAGAGGGACTTCCTCCAGCACTGAAAGACAGCATTAGAAACCTCACAGTG GCGGCCAAGATATCAGAGGGAGAGTCAAAACTCAAGTTCTTCAGTCCAGATATCAACTCAATCCTGCTAGA CATTGAGTTACAGTGTCGGGAGCAGAGTGGGTCACTGCGCTCCAAGGTGTACACACACCTGTCGTCTTTCCTGCCCTGTAGCAGAGATACGCTTCTCAAACGTGTAAAGAAACTGCTAATCGCACAAGTG GGGGAGCCCCCTGGGGTGGAAAATCCCATGCAGAAACTTAAAGATGCCATTGGAAGATCTATGCCTGAGCAGATTTCATGTTTCAATGAAGAATGTCAGGCGTATGAACAAGTCAAGACTTCAAA AGCAACAGAGGACAATGATGAGGAGAAAACTGGGAGAAAAGCAGGTCCTAAGAAAGTGTTCAAGTGGAATGAGGAGATCAG AGAGTGTTTGGGCCAAGTGCTGAAAGCAAAAGCAGACAAttataaaaaggaaaggaaggggGAACAGGAGGTTGAAGAGCATCTCAAGATCTTTCTTGACAATGAGGTCAAACCGCTTTGGCCAAAAGGGTGGATGCAATCAAG ggTTCTGATGAAGGAGAGCAGGAAATTGTTACATCTCTCGTCATTACT AACGAAGAAGGCCAAGTGTGAGAAGAAGCAGTCATGTTCATTCTCAGATGACTGTAATGACGATTGGGGAAATTCACCACTGACAGAAATGTCCAGAGGAGCAGCTTCTGCCTTCACCGAAGGCTCCGATAGACTCAGTTCTGTTGTTCACGAGGGTGCTGCCACGAAGAAGGGCGAGGTCAAAAAAGTGGAAATGAATGTCAGAGCCACCTCAAATGCAGAGTCGGAGAAATCTCAAGTTGATGAGACTCCCACTCATTCCCTCCTGGATCTCCTTGCTGAACAAGCCCTGGCTCAGGAGCAACACCTCCCAGGGCTCCAGGAGCTCCTAGCAGAAGTTGCAAAAACCAAGTGTTTTGTTCATCACTGGAGCTTCTCGGAGACACAGAGTTCTCCCCtactccctcctcctcctcctcagtccAGCCCAGTtggtttcccagcacagagTATATGTGGTGACATTTTGCCTCAGATGCTTCAGGTTGGAGGCACCAAACATGCAGATGCTGTTCAGGTGCACAGAGTCTCTGAAGGTGATGGTGCTACAAAATGA